Proteins from one Deinococcus sp. AB2017081 genomic window:
- the rbfA gene encoding 30S ribosome-binding factor RbfA: MKPEQVQSQITRVLGDAIAGLRDPRVPMIVTVERVTVTADYGLARVYVSAMTGNVDDLVDALNHARGHLQRQVAEHVRMRRTPTLEFHAASEARW, from the coding sequence ATGAAGCCCGAGCAGGTGCAGTCCCAGATCACCCGCGTGCTCGGGGACGCCATCGCCGGGCTGCGCGACCCGCGCGTGCCGATGATCGTGACCGTGGAGCGCGTGACCGTGACCGCCGACTACGGTCTGGCCCGCGTGTACGTGAGTGCCATGACCGGCAACGTGGACGATCTGGTCGACGCCCTGAACCACGCCCGGGGGCACCTCCAGCGTCAGGTGGCCGAGCACGTGCGGATGCGGCGCACGCCTACGCTGGAGTTCCATGCCGCCAGTGAGGCCCGCTGGTGA
- a CDS encoding acyl-CoA thioesterase gives MTVGPAEIHSVLAVRYAETDMMGVVHHATYPVWFEVGRTDVMLACGLPYTQIEARGHYLMLSGLTVEYRRAARYGDTVTVVTRVAELRSRTVTFAYRVLRGEELLATGETRHIATDHAYRPSRLPDDVLVALGAGVP, from the coding sequence GTGACCGTCGGCCCCGCCGAGATTCACAGCGTCCTCGCGGTGCGCTATGCCGAGACGGACATGATGGGCGTGGTGCACCACGCCACCTATCCCGTGTGGTTCGAGGTGGGCCGCACCGACGTCATGCTGGCGTGCGGGCTGCCGTACACCCAGATCGAGGCGCGCGGGCACTACCTCATGCTGTCGGGCCTGACCGTCGAGTACCGCCGCGCCGCGCGGTACGGGGACACGGTGACCGTCGTAACCCGTGTGGCCGAGCTGCGCAGCCGCACCGTGACCTTCGCTTACCGCGTGCTGCGCGGCGAGGAGCTGCTGGCGACCGGCGAGACCCGGCACATCGCCACGGATCACGCCTACCGGCCGTCACGCCTGCCGGACGACGTGCTCGTGGCGCTCGGTGCCGGAGTGCCCTGA
- a CDS encoding NUDIX domain-containing protein: MSHLSRTLPIKRAAHVYLVHAGQLLLVEERMDDGSIFYGLPGGKANAGETLGDAAVRQVLHETGLNVTDLAFVSLLEGELLTGTRNECYATFARFTADFSGDLAPTDPEVVGLKWVPFEQVEALVRYGPPPEVEERNPLIWVPTRDFLRGQPRAYYPI; encoded by the coding sequence ATGAGTCACCTGTCGCGCACCCTGCCGATCAAGCGCGCCGCGCACGTCTATCTCGTCCATGCCGGCCAGCTGCTGCTGGTCGAGGAACGCATGGATGACGGCAGCATCTTCTACGGCCTGCCGGGCGGCAAGGCCAACGCCGGCGAGACCCTGGGCGACGCCGCCGTGCGGCAGGTACTCCACGAGACCGGGCTGAACGTCACCGATCTGGCCTTCGTGAGCCTGCTGGAGGGCGAACTCCTGACCGGCACGCGCAACGAGTGCTACGCGACCTTCGCCCGCTTCACCGCCGACTTCAGCGGTGACCTGGCCCCCACCGATCCCGAGGTCGTGGGCCTGAAGTGGGTGCCCTTCGAACAGGTCGAGGCCCTGGTGCGCTATGGCCCCCCGCCCGAGGTCGAGGAACGCAACCCGCTGATCTGGGTGCCCACCCGCGACTTCCTGCGCGGGCAGCCCCGGGCGTACTACCCGATCTGA
- a CDS encoding BON domain-containing protein, with translation MWPFGKNTADRVKDALNEQPRLKDLGLQVTERGGDVSISGMVPTEHYLGLIRVVAEGINGVKTVDTSGVTFEQEVAAPAQAAPETPEPAVDAAPELQPSAPATVSTGNMNARPAPKAAAPAPVSDAEIQELEDASKIAKAVHRAIRNNGELSDDPIDVLQSGKSVILRGVVDNDHELRLLEQVARGVSGVAGVDVKGIRVAQGAKELAKEKDEASGDTVYTVKPGDSLSAIAQKFYGDAMEYKKIAHYNNISNPDLIHPGDKLRIPG, from the coding sequence ATGTGGCCATTCGGAAAGAACACTGCTGACCGTGTCAAGGACGCCCTGAACGAGCAACCCCGCCTGAAGGATCTGGGACTGCAGGTCACCGAGCGCGGCGGCGACGTGAGCATCAGCGGCATGGTGCCCACCGAGCACTACCTCGGTCTGATCCGGGTGGTCGCCGAGGGCATCAACGGCGTGAAGACCGTCGACACCAGCGGGGTGACGTTCGAGCAGGAGGTGGCCGCGCCCGCCCAGGCCGCCCCGGAGACCCCCGAGCCGGCCGTGGACGCCGCACCCGAGCTTCAGCCCTCGGCGCCTGCCACCGTCAGCACCGGCAACATGAACGCCCGTCCTGCCCCGAAGGCCGCCGCGCCCGCGCCGGTCAGTGACGCCGAGATCCAGGAACTCGAGGACGCCAGCAAGATCGCCAAGGCCGTCCACCGGGCCATCCGCAACAACGGTGAGCTGTCCGACGATCCCATCGATGTCCTGCAGAGCGGCAAGTCGGTGATCCTCCGCGGCGTCGTGGACAACGACCACGAACTGCGGCTGCTGGAGCAGGTCGCCCGCGGCGTCAGTGGCGTGGCCGGCGTGGACGTCAAGGGGATCCGGGTGGCCCAGGGGGCCAAGGAACTCGCCAAGGAGAAGGACGAGGCGTCCGGCGACACCGTGTACACCGTCAAGCCCGGCGACAGCCTGAGCGCCATCGCGCAGAAGTTCTACGGCGACGCCATGGAGTACAAGAAGATCGCCCACTACAACAACATCAGCAACCCGGATCTGATCCACCCCGGCGACAAGCTCCGTATTCCCGGCTGA
- a CDS encoding sensor histidine kinase translates to MMVPMDTAAPPSPARPGSLLTELRAPRTWRTAIYLLLALPAGLFASALLAGGVIGGVLTLPLLVGAAVLLGCLWLVGAIGELHRVLAGLLGVYFARPLPPVSGGLLTWLRTTLADPVTYRTLLFVLVQPPLALLCWVALGTLLSVMVLSLASPLWLLNPEAWPVVWGERTVTPSVEAVLGLLLLGLGSVIVLGGVIDLFGRLWTRLSVALLARDPGAEAARREVVALRRAAGRVALGDDLHATLLDLTAQARAASTADAVILLAPDGTLLAGSGPWPDVQAGMPERLPGPGAADVRRTPDGTLLATLPVTLPVSAGGPDGGVLRARYAPGVRPSSDELAFLLSISDHAGTALHAAHLIERAGARAGELERARLARELHDSVAQALYGITLGAKTARATLDSDPARTRQSLEYTIRLAEGGVSEMKALLFSLRPDALEEGGLVAALRQHAHALETRHGLNVHADLRAEPPLAPDAQAAAYRVAQEAMHNVVKHARAGQVWLDVQVVALPAGGEHVVLSVRDDGRGFDPGGPVAGTLGQRGMRERAAGVGGTLDVRSAPGQGTTVTLSVPVARPAGGSA, encoded by the coding sequence ATGATGGTGCCCATGGACACCGCGGCACCGCCCAGCCCGGCCCGGCCCGGGTCGCTGCTGACCGAGCTGCGCGCGCCGCGCACGTGGCGGACGGCGATCTATCTGCTGCTGGCGCTGCCCGCCGGCCTGTTCGCGTCCGCCCTCCTGGCGGGCGGCGTGATCGGCGGGGTGCTCACCCTGCCGCTGCTCGTGGGCGCAGCCGTGCTGCTGGGCTGCCTGTGGCTGGTGGGCGCGATCGGGGAGCTGCACCGCGTGCTGGCCGGCCTGCTGGGCGTCTATTTTGCCCGGCCCCTGCCGCCCGTGTCGGGAGGACTGCTCACGTGGCTGCGCACCACGCTGGCCGACCCGGTCACGTACCGCACGCTGCTGTTCGTGCTGGTGCAGCCGCCTCTGGCCCTGCTGTGCTGGGTCGCGCTGGGCACCCTGCTCAGCGTGATGGTGCTCAGCCTCGCGTCGCCGCTGTGGCTGCTGAATCCGGAGGCGTGGCCGGTCGTGTGGGGCGAGCGGACAGTGACCCCCAGCGTGGAGGCCGTCCTGGGCCTGCTACTGCTGGGACTGGGCAGCGTGATCGTGCTGGGCGGCGTGATCGACCTGTTCGGGCGGCTGTGGACACGCCTGTCGGTGGCGCTCCTGGCACGTGACCCCGGTGCCGAGGCGGCGCGGCGCGAGGTGGTGGCGCTGCGCCGCGCTGCCGGTCGGGTGGCGCTGGGCGACGACCTGCACGCCACCCTGCTCGACCTGACCGCGCAGGCGCGGGCGGCCAGCACGGCCGACGCCGTGATCCTGCTGGCCCCGGACGGCACGCTGCTGGCCGGCAGTGGGCCGTGGCCGGATGTGCAGGCCGGGATGCCGGAGCGCCTGCCCGGCCCCGGTGCGGCCGACGTGCGCCGCACGCCCGACGGCACGCTGCTGGCGACCCTCCCGGTCACGCTGCCGGTGTCGGCGGGTGGCCCGGACGGCGGGGTGCTGCGGGCCCGCTATGCACCGGGGGTGCGGCCCAGCAGTGACGAGCTGGCCTTCTTGCTGAGCATCTCGGATCACGCGGGCACGGCCCTGCACGCGGCGCACCTGATCGAGCGGGCCGGCGCGCGGGCGGGCGAACTGGAGCGGGCCCGGCTCGCCCGCGAGCTGCACGACAGCGTGGCGCAGGCGCTGTACGGCATCACGCTGGGGGCCAAGACGGCCCGCGCCACGCTGGACTCCGATCCGGCCCGCACCCGCCAGAGCTTGGAGTACACCATCCGGCTCGCCGAGGGCGGCGTGTCCGAGATGAAGGCCCTGCTGTTCAGCCTGCGTCCCGACGCGCTGGAGGAAGGCGGGCTGGTCGCCGCGCTGCGCCAGCACGCCCATGCGCTGGAGACCCGGCATGGCCTGAACGTCCATGCCGATCTGCGGGCCGAGCCGCCCCTCGCGCCGGACGCGCAGGCTGCCGCCTACCGCGTGGCCCAGGAAGCCATGCACAACGTCGTCAAGCACGCGCGGGCCGGACAGGTGTGGCTGGACGTGCAGGTCGTCGCGCTGCCGGCGGGCGGGGAACATGTCGTCCTGAGCGTGCGGGACGACGGACGCGGTTTTGATCCGGGGGGCCCGGTCGCCGGCACCCTGGGCCAGCGGGGCATGCGGGAGCGGGCGGCCGGCGTGGGCGGCACGCTGGACGTGCGCAGCGCCCCCGGCCAGGGCACCACGGTCACGCTGTCCGTGCCGGTCGCCCGCCCGGCGGGGGGGAGCGCGTGA
- a CDS encoding DUF4097 family beta strand repeat-containing protein, with translation MTVTPPSRPLPPVLGRMAIGLLVAAAGGVVAWQSVGFSPTPGMAALSTPLSVPLRGVPPQGWPGAASVYLRGDRVDLNVTPLDTASPWLLQGSALHRGRNPVAVDLRRDDEMLSATVSLSVRGFDRGGVIVGEPEPLQHRVSVALARRLPLSLSTRTGSGDQTLDLTPLRLRALTLRSDSGTQDVTLPDRPAGAFSLVSGSGDIAVQAAARSSPEALRVNTQSGDLSLNLATARTLALGAGSLSGDVQLTLPESFARGTVTTASGDVVVTAPATLGAGNLDIRTQSGAVVLNVAPELRVRIRFTDRDTVVLPEGTPPGTAPQLDVFIDSGSGDVRLERPDGTDVPLPAASVPAVPPLQTSSFQESP, from the coding sequence GTGACCGTCACGCCGCCGTCCCGGCCGCTTCCGCCCGTGCTGGGCCGCATGGCGATCGGGCTGCTCGTGGCCGCGGCGGGCGGCGTGGTGGCGTGGCAGAGCGTCGGGTTCAGTCCCACGCCCGGTATGGCCGCGCTGAGCACGCCCCTGAGTGTGCCGCTGCGTGGCGTTCCGCCGCAGGGCTGGCCCGGCGCGGCGAGCGTCTACCTGCGTGGTGACCGGGTCGATCTGAACGTGACTCCCCTGGACACGGCCAGTCCGTGGCTGCTGCAGGGGTCGGCGCTGCACCGGGGGCGGAATCCGGTCGCGGTCGACCTGCGCCGCGATGACGAGATGCTCAGCGCCACCGTGTCGCTGAGTGTGCGGGGGTTTGACCGGGGAGGCGTGATCGTGGGCGAACCGGAGCCCCTGCAACACCGCGTGTCGGTGGCGCTGGCGCGGCGGCTGCCGCTGTCGCTGTCCACGCGGACGGGCAGCGGCGACCAGACCCTCGACCTCACCCCGCTGCGCCTGCGGGCGCTGACCCTGCGGTCAGACAGCGGCACCCAGGACGTGACCCTGCCCGATCGTCCGGCGGGGGCGTTCTCGCTCGTCAGCGGGAGCGGGGACATCGCCGTGCAGGCGGCGGCCCGGTCCAGCCCCGAGGCGCTGCGCGTGAACACCCAGAGCGGTGACCTGAGCCTGAACCTTGCCACGGCCCGTACCCTGGCCCTGGGGGCCGGGTCGCTCAGCGGCGACGTGCAGCTGACCCTGCCTGAGTCCTTCGCGCGTGGAACGGTCACCACCGCCAGCGGTGACGTGGTCGTGACCGCGCCGGCCACCCTGGGGGCGGGGAACCTCGACATCCGGACCCAGAGCGGGGCGGTGGTGCTGAACGTGGCCCCGGAGCTGCGGGTGCGGATCCGCTTCACGGACCGGGATACCGTGGTGCTGCCGGAAGGCACGCCGCCGGGCACCGCGCCGCAGCTCGACGTGTTTATCGACAGCGGGAGCGGCGACGTGCGCCTGGAGCGGCCGGACGGTACGGACGTGCCCCTCCCGGCGGCCAGCGTGCCCGCCGTCCCCCCCCTCCAGACGTCCAGCTTCCAGGAGAGCCCATGA
- a CDS encoding response regulator, with product MTMPPTTLPVRVLLVDDHAVVRQGLRLFLGLDPRIEVVGEAANGEEALAEADALIPDVIVMDLMMPVMDGITATRHLRRRLPETEIIALTSTLEEHKVNGAIEAGAISYMLKDASSDTLADAIHAAARGEVRLHPEAAKRLVRDFRGGEMRETLTPKETIVLQLIAHGHSNRDIAADQGVSEATVKTHVSRLLGKLGLESRTQAALYALKYGIASLDGVEL from the coding sequence ATGACCATGCCCCCGACCACTCTTCCCGTTCGCGTCCTGCTCGTCGATGACCACGCCGTCGTCCGCCAGGGACTGCGCCTGTTCCTGGGCCTGGATCCCAGGATCGAGGTCGTGGGCGAGGCCGCCAATGGCGAGGAAGCCCTCGCAGAGGCCGATGCCCTGATCCCGGACGTGATCGTCATGGATCTGATGATGCCCGTCATGGACGGCATCACCGCTACCCGCCACCTGCGGCGCCGCCTGCCCGAGACCGAGATCATCGCCCTGACCAGCACCCTGGAGGAGCACAAGGTCAACGGCGCGATCGAGGCCGGCGCGATCTCGTACATGCTCAAGGACGCGAGTTCCGACACGCTGGCCGACGCCATCCACGCGGCGGCGCGGGGTGAGGTGCGCCTGCACCCCGAGGCCGCCAAGCGCCTCGTGCGGGATTTCCGGGGCGGCGAGATGCGCGAGACCCTGACCCCCAAGGAGACGATCGTGCTCCAGCTGATCGCGCATGGCCACAGCAACCGCGACATCGCCGCCGACCAGGGCGTCAGCGAGGCGACCGTCAAGACGCACGTGAGCCGCCTGCTGGGCAAGCTGGGCCTGGAGAGCCGCACCCAGGCCGCCCTGTACGCCCTGAAATACGGCATCGCCAGCCTGGACGGCGTCGAGCTGTGA
- a CDS encoding helix-turn-helix domain-containing protein, protein MTTIEDEAAVQLAQRLRLERESRGWSLADLAQRSGVAKASISKVERGEMSPTAALLVRLAGAFDLTLAGLLLRAETGGERVTRAADQPVWRDPETGYTRTQVFMRPDHPVEVVQVVMPAGQRATLPAASYARIRQVLWVLAGTLTVTEGTERHELHPGDTLGFGPPADVTLANDLAAPCTYVIALARS, encoded by the coding sequence ATGACCACTATAGAGGACGAAGCGGCGGTGCAGCTGGCCCAGCGGCTCCGGCTGGAGCGGGAGTCGCGGGGCTGGTCGCTGGCCGACCTTGCCCAGCGCAGCGGTGTGGCCAAGGCCAGCATCAGCAAGGTCGAGCGCGGAGAGATGAGTCCCACCGCCGCGCTGCTGGTGCGCCTTGCCGGGGCCTTCGACCTGACGCTGGCCGGGCTGCTGCTCCGGGCCGAGACCGGGGGGGAACGCGTGACCCGCGCTGCCGACCAGCCCGTGTGGCGCGATCCGGAGACGGGCTACACGCGCACCCAGGTCTTCATGCGGCCCGATCATCCGGTCGAGGTCGTGCAGGTGGTCATGCCTGCCGGGCAGCGCGCCACCCTGCCGGCCGCCAGCTATGCCCGTATCCGGCAGGTGCTGTGGGTGCTGGCCGGAACCCTGACGGTCACCGAGGGAACCGAACGTCACGAGCTGCACCCCGGCGACACGCTGGGCTTCGGCCCGCCCGCCGACGTGACCCTGGCCAACGACCTCGCAGCGCCCTGCACCTACGTCATTGCCCTGGCCCGGAGCTGA
- a CDS encoding GNAT family N-acetyltransferase — translation MTDLRIAPLGAQDIDPLTDLLIETVAAGGSVSFLHPLPPPEARAFWQGSLDAAARGGRVVYGAWDGDQLVSTVTLLLDCPPNQPHRAEIAKMMTRVACRGRGIATTLLRVAEAEAIRRGRTLLVLDTSVDGGASRLYEGAGYTLVGEIPDYALTPDGRLNGTLIYYKRLG, via the coding sequence ATGACCGACCTTCGTATTGCGCCGCTGGGTGCCCAGGACATCGACCCGCTCACCGACCTGCTCATCGAGACCGTCGCCGCCGGCGGTTCGGTCAGCTTCCTGCACCCGCTGCCGCCCCCAGAGGCCCGTGCGTTCTGGCAGGGTTCGCTGGACGCCGCCGCGCGGGGTGGCCGTGTCGTGTACGGTGCGTGGGACGGCGACCAGCTCGTGAGCACGGTCACGCTGCTGCTCGACTGCCCGCCGAACCAGCCCCACCGCGCCGAGATCGCCAAGATGATGACCCGTGTGGCCTGCCGGGGCCGGGGGATTGCCACCACGCTCCTGCGCGTGGCCGAGGCCGAGGCGATCCGCCGGGGCCGCACGCTGCTGGTGCTCGACACGTCCGTGGACGGCGGGGCCAGCCGACTCTACGAGGGCGCCGGCTACACCCTGGTGGGGGAGATCCCGGACTACGCCCTGACGCCGGACGGTCGCCTGAACGGCACGCTGATCTACTACAAGCGGCTGGGCTGA
- a CDS encoding chlorite dismutase family protein — translation MMVDLDPSGQVTQREADRSTRQFLNYAFFKLDPAFRRLPQAERDELKAEFLAAANGWVSDAPAEKGLILRPYSLVGVRSDVDFMLWRIAFDVREFQDAQARLNRTRLMGYLTQPFNFVSMNKRSQYVNRVEGSGHGLEILPGQGQFLFIYPFIKTRPWYDLTPHSRQGMMDEHIYASAPFKGVRINTSYSYGIDDQEFVVSFDSDHPQEFVDLVHRLRYTEASMYTLRDTPMFTCVKKDLDAVLDDLG, via the coding sequence ATGATGGTGGATCTCGACCCCAGCGGGCAGGTCACCCAGCGCGAGGCCGACCGCTCGACCCGGCAGTTCCTCAATTACGCGTTCTTCAAGCTCGATCCGGCGTTCCGCCGGCTGCCGCAGGCCGAGCGTGACGAGCTGAAGGCCGAGTTCCTGGCCGCCGCGAACGGCTGGGTCAGCGACGCCCCGGCCGAGAAGGGCCTGATCCTGCGGCCGTACTCGCTGGTGGGCGTGCGCAGCGACGTGGATTTCATGCTGTGGCGCATCGCCTTCGACGTGCGCGAGTTTCAGGACGCCCAGGCCCGCCTGAACCGCACCCGGCTGATGGGCTACCTGACCCAGCCCTTCAACTTCGTGTCGATGAACAAGCGCAGCCAGTACGTCAACCGCGTCGAGGGCAGCGGACACGGGCTGGAGATCCTGCCGGGGCAGGGGCAGTTCCTGTTCATCTATCCCTTCATCAAGACCCGGCCGTGGTACGACCTGACCCCGCACTCCCGCCAGGGCATGATGGACGAGCACATCTACGCCAGTGCCCCGTTCAAGGGTGTGCGGATCAACACCAGCTACTCCTACGGCATCGACGACCAGGAGTTCGTGGTCAGCTTCGACAGCGACCACCCGCAGGAATTCGTCGATCTGGTGCACCGCCTGCGCTACACCGAGGCCAGCATGTACACCCTGCGCGACACGCCGATGTTCACGTGCGTGAAGAAGGATCTGGACGCCGTGCTGGACGACCTGGGGTAA
- a CDS encoding aldo/keto reductase, with protein MDYRTLQGTDLTVSAVGFGVWTVGTTWWGVRDEGMGKALLRRAFDSGVTFFDNADTYASGRAEELQREALGDVRSEIVIGTKFGYDIYTHPDRPGQQERPHDWSPAYLRKALEGSLKRLGTDYIDYYQLHNPRIDAIRADDLWAELEKAKAEGLIRAYGTALGPALNDRQIEEGIASLRERRAPTQIIYNLLEQVLGEPILAAGEQAGVGVMARVPHASGLLEGYMTLETEFEPGDHRNWRMTTNARRKAWMEDGLKKVEQLNAEFVQGRGRTIGQLAIQFALRSPVMASVLPNIYSQEGLDEYVATFGAAPLTDAEYDAIQALYRQNFGMATDLRGEVVAQ; from the coding sequence ATGGACTACCGCACCTTGCAGGGCACTGATCTGACCGTGAGCGCCGTGGGCTTCGGCGTGTGGACCGTCGGCACGACGTGGTGGGGCGTCAGGGACGAGGGCATGGGCAAGGCCCTGCTGCGCCGCGCCTTCGACTCGGGCGTCACCTTCTTCGACAACGCCGACACCTACGCCTCGGGCCGCGCCGAGGAACTGCAGCGCGAGGCGCTGGGCGACGTGCGGAGCGAGATCGTGATCGGCACGAAGTTCGGCTACGACATCTACACCCACCCGGATCGGCCGGGGCAGCAGGAGCGTCCGCACGACTGGTCGCCCGCGTACCTGCGCAAGGCGCTGGAAGGCAGCCTGAAACGGCTGGGCACCGACTACATCGACTACTACCAGCTGCACAACCCCCGCATCGACGCGATCCGGGCCGACGACCTGTGGGCCGAGCTGGAGAAGGCGAAGGCCGAGGGCCTGATTCGCGCGTACGGGACGGCGCTGGGGCCAGCCCTGAATGACCGCCAGATCGAGGAAGGAATCGCCAGCCTGCGCGAGCGCCGCGCCCCGACCCAGATCATCTACAACCTGCTGGAGCAGGTGCTGGGCGAGCCCATCCTGGCCGCCGGGGAGCAGGCGGGCGTGGGCGTGATGGCCCGTGTGCCGCACGCCTCGGGGCTGCTGGAGGGGTACATGACCCTGGAGACCGAGTTCGAACCCGGCGACCACCGCAACTGGCGCATGACCACCAACGCGCGGCGCAAGGCCTGGATGGAGGACGGTCTGAAGAAGGTCGAGCAGCTGAATGCCGAATTTGTCCAGGGCCGGGGCCGCACCATCGGGCAGCTCGCCATCCAGTTCGCGCTGCGGTCGCCGGTCATGGCGAGCGTGCTGCCCAACATCTACTCGCAGGAGGGGCTGGACGAGTACGTCGCCACCTTTGGCGCCGCGCCCCTGACCGACGCCGAGTATGACGCCATCCAGGCCCTGTACCGGCAGAACTTCGGCATGGCGACCGATCTGCGCGGCGAGGTGGTGGCCCAGTGA
- a CDS encoding NPCBM/NEW2 domain-containing protein — protein MHRSPRRVVPTLLLSALLAACGQSPAPHPDDESVLPPGSPYANGAAYPWSDRLEAPVADPYAAGRDYPWSSPTAASTLDTQAVRSGVNELGDLPWTSATNFWGPVARNRSNGEQDVNDGRILTIGGKTYAKGLGVHADSSINYALNAQCSTFTASVGIDDEVGTRGRVTFQVVGDGRVLYTSPELTGVDAARAVTVAVTGVRELTLKVLKGANTYYDHADWAEARVMCQAPTPTGTVYVSDLAYTSATNNWGPVEIDASNGEQKQGDGRPLTIGQNVYARGLGVHANSTVTYDLGGACQAFTAVVGIDDETQGRGSAAFAVYGDGKLLYGSGRVPAVSPGTQEPPVIARADVTGVHALKLVVTDGGDGKTFDHADWADARLYCNPGRTAGTPDASFGLQGHATVGGVDSVVEPDSAVVLLGADFSVTRLSATGTLAGTGTVSVPGGTARALARQSNGTLVAVGEASGAVVAVRYLPNLQPDPSFGTGGVVIRQYGDAVNSVPAKSLATDVAVQSDGKVVLVGTLSRAYQPYPDDNQSTLDHLIARLNPDGTPDTGFGASGTIALATSAVSSTTCGELEDVMSAVAIQADGKIVATGNSDCTGGYIPLILRVGSTGQLDPSFSGDGLADASVVSGGYGDFIRAVVIQPDGRIVIGGATERFQTAAFVERLTQAGAPDGGRTFQIADEFYEQGSIFSLAAQADGKIVFGARSPNSQNLGRLNADLTLDTAFGSQSSGYVTVTEAITSVNVDPLGRIVGSGPTGTVRVLP, from the coding sequence ATGCACCGATCCCCCCGCCGCGTCGTCCCCACCCTGCTGCTCAGTGCACTCCTGGCCGCCTGTGGCCAGTCGCCGGCCCCACACCCGGACGACGAGTCCGTCCTGCCGCCGGGGAGCCCGTATGCGAACGGTGCGGCGTATCCGTGGAGCGACCGGCTGGAGGCGCCGGTTGCCGATCCCTACGCGGCGGGGCGCGACTACCCGTGGTCATCTCCGACGGCCGCCAGCACGCTGGACACCCAGGCGGTGCGCAGCGGCGTGAACGAGCTGGGTGACCTGCCATGGACGTCGGCCACCAATTTCTGGGGGCCGGTGGCCCGCAACCGCAGCAACGGCGAGCAGGACGTGAACGACGGCCGCATCCTGACCATCGGCGGGAAGACCTATGCCAAGGGGCTGGGCGTGCACGCTGACAGCAGCATCAACTATGCCCTGAATGCCCAGTGCAGCACCTTCACGGCGTCGGTCGGCATCGACGACGAGGTCGGGACGCGGGGCCGGGTGACCTTTCAGGTGGTGGGGGACGGCCGGGTGCTGTACACCAGCCCGGAACTGACCGGCGTGGATGCCGCCAGGGCCGTGACCGTGGCCGTGACCGGCGTGAGGGAACTGACCCTGAAGGTCCTGAAGGGCGCGAACACCTACTACGACCACGCCGACTGGGCCGAGGCCAGGGTGATGTGTCAGGCCCCCACGCCGACCGGCACGGTCTATGTGAGCGACCTCGCGTATACCAGCGCCACCAACAACTGGGGGCCGGTCGAGATCGACGCCAGCAACGGCGAGCAGAAACAGGGCGACGGCCGTCCCCTGACCATCGGCCAGAACGTCTACGCAAGGGGTCTGGGGGTACACGCGAACTCCACGGTCACGTATGACCTGGGCGGCGCGTGCCAGGCCTTCACAGCGGTCGTGGGGATCGACGACGAGACGCAGGGCCGGGGCAGCGCGGCTTTTGCGGTGTATGGCGATGGGAAGCTGCTGTACGGTAGTGGCCGGGTGCCGGCGGTGTCGCCCGGGACTCAGGAACCCCCGGTCATTGCCCGCGCCGACGTGACCGGCGTCCACGCCCTGAAACTGGTCGTCACTGACGGCGGCGACGGCAAGACCTTCGACCACGCCGACTGGGCCGACGCGCGGCTGTACTGCAACCCGGGCCGAACGGCCGGTACCCCGGACGCCAGCTTCGGGCTGCAGGGCCACGCCACCGTGGGCGGCGTGGACAGCGTCGTCGAGCCGGACAGCGCCGTGGTGCTGCTCGGGGCGGACTTCAGCGTGACACGCCTGTCGGCGACTGGCACGCTGGCGGGCACCGGCACGGTCAGTGTTCCCGGCGGTACGGCCCGCGCCCTGGCGCGGCAGTCGAACGGCACTCTGGTCGCGGTGGGCGAGGCGAGCGGCGCAGTCGTCGCCGTGCGGTACCTGCCGAACCTCCAGCCGGATCCCAGCTTCGGTACGGGCGGCGTGGTGATCCGGCAGTACGGAGACGCGGTGAACAGTGTGCCCGCGAAGTCTCTGGCCACGGACGTCGCCGTGCAGTCTGACGGGAAGGTCGTGCTGGTCGGCACCCTGTCGCGTGCCTACCAGCCCTACCCGGACGACAACCAGAGTACGCTCGACCACCTGATCGCCCGTCTGAATCCTGACGGAACGCCGGATACGGGGTTCGGCGCCTCCGGGACGATCGCTCTGGCAACCTCAGCGGTCTCCAGCACGACGTGTGGTGAGCTGGAGGACGTGATGTCCGCGGTCGCGATCCAGGCTGACGGCAAGATCGTGGCCACCGGGAATTCCGACTGCACCGGCGGCTACATCCCGCTGATCCTCAGGGTCGGCAGCACCGGACAGCTCGATCCGAGCTTCTCGGGCGACGGCCTGGCTGATGCGTCCGTGGTCAGCGGCGGTTACGGTGACTTCATCCGGGCCGTGGTCATCCAGCCCGATGGCCGGATCGTGATCGGTGGCGCGACCGAACGCTTCCAGACTGCGGCCTTCGTCGAGCGGCTCACGCAGGCCGGGGCTCCCGATGGCGGCCGGACATTCCAGATCGCCGATGAATTCTACGAGCAGGGCAGCATCTTCAGCCTTGCCGCCCAGGCCGACGGGAAGATCGTCTTCGGTGCCCGGTCGCCCAACAGCCAGAACCTGGGCCGCCTGAACGCCGACCTGACGCTGGACACCGCCTTCGGCAGCCAGAGCAGCGGGTATGTCACGGTGACGGAGGCGATCACCTCCGTGAACGTCGACCCGCTGGGCCGGATCGTGGGCAGCGGCCCGACCGGTACCGTGCGCGTCCTGCCGTAG